One Carassius auratus strain Wakin chromosome 4, ASM336829v1, whole genome shotgun sequence DNA segment encodes these proteins:
- the LOC113064673 gene encoding dnaJ homolog subfamily C member 2 has product MLKEASDGQLTALYNAVSASEQVQFEPVGRWFEAFLKRRSRNVSASFQELEEEEELSEEEEDEELQLEEYPMLKTLDPKDWKNQDHYAVLGLAHIRYKATQKQIKAAHKAMVLKHHPDKRKAAGEQIVEGDNDYFTCITKAMEMLSDPVKRRAFDSVDPTFDNMVPSKAEGKENFFEVFAPVFERNSRWTVKKHVPSLGSMDASFEDVDNFYSFWYNFDSWREFSYLDEEEKEKAECRDERRWIEKQNRASRAQRKKEEMNRIRTLVDTAYNCDPRIKKFKEEEKARKESEKKAKADAKKREQEEKERARQEEEAAARMQREKEEEAARQAAQQAKKEKEVQKKAIKKERQKLRTTCKTHSYFTDNEADGVRMMEEVEKLCDRLELTSLQMLNEALASGNKEQSKAALEKQVQEVNVQMQKEKEAEMQAQQAARGAEHTSAGGGGGANNRGWNEEDLQLLIKAVNLFPAGTNARWEVIASYMNQHSSSGVKRTAKDVINKAKTLQKLDPHQKDEINRKAFEKFRKEHSVVPQTVDNAAPSERFDAVSAESNSSPWTTEEQKLLEQALKTFPVNTPERWEKISDAVPGRSKKDCMKRYKELVEMIKAKKAAQEQVTAKNKK; this is encoded by the exons ATGCTGAAGGAGGCGTCAGACGGGCAGCTTACAGCGCTTTATAACGCGGTCTCCG CTTCGGAGCAGGTTCAGTTTGAGCCGGTGGGTCGCTGGTTCGAGGCGTTTCTGAAACGCAGGAGTAGAAATGTGTCTGCCTCGTTTCAAgagctggaggaagaggaggagctgtctgaggaagaggaggacgaGGAGCTGCAGCTGGAGGAGTATCCCATGCTGAAGACACTGGACCCCAAAGACTGGAAG AACCAAGATCACTACGCTGTTTTAGGTCTCGCACACATCCGCTACAAAGCAACTCAGAAACAGATCAAAGCTGCTC ATAAAGCCATGGTCCTCAAACATCACCCGGACAAGAGGAAAGCAGCAGGAGAGCAGATTGTGGAGGGAGATAATGATTATTTCACTTGCATAACAAAAG CAATGGAGATGCTGTCGGATCCGGTGAAGCGGAGAGCGTTTGACAGCGTGGATCCCACGTTTGACAACATGGTTCCTTCAAAAGCAGAAGGCAAAGAAAACTTCTTCGAGGTGTTTGCGCCGGTGTTTGAGAGGAACAGCAG GTGGACTGTGAAAAAACACGTCCCGAGTCTGGGAAGCATGGACGCGTCTTTTGAAGATGTAGATAATTTCTATTCCTTTTG GTACAACTTTGACTCGTGGAGGGAATTTTCATATTTAGATGAAGAGGAAAAGGAAAAAGCTGAATG TCGAGATGAGAGGAGGTGGATTGAGAAACAGAACCGAGCCTCTCGAGCTCAGAGGAAGAAGGAAGAGATGAACAGGATACGGACACTCGTCG acaCGGCCTACAACTGCGACCCACGAATAAAGAAATTCAAAGAGGAGGAGAAAGCCAGGAAAGAGTCGGAGAAGAAGGCCAAAGCTGATGCGAAGAAACGAGAGCAGGAGGAGAAAGAGCGG GCGCGTCAGGAAGAGGAGGCAGCGGCGCGGATGCAGAGGGAGAAGGAGGAAGAGGCGGCGCGACAGGCAGCACAGCAGgccaagaaagagaaagaagtcCAGAAGAAAGCTATCAAGAAAGAACGGCAGAAGCTCAGGACGACCTGCAAG ACTCACAGCTACTTCACAGACAATGAAGCCGACGGCGTCAGgatgatggaggaggtggagaagCTCTGCGACCGCTTGGAGCTGACCAG TTTGCAGATGCTGAATGAAGCGCTGGCCTCGGGGAATAAAGAGCAGAGTAAAGCAGCTCTGGAGAAACAG GTGCAGGAGGTGAACGTTCAGATGCAGAAGGAGAAGGAGGCGGAGATGCAGGCGCAGCAGGCAGCGCGAGGGGCGGAGCACACCAgcgcaggaggaggaggaggagccaaTAACAGAGGCTGGAACGAGGAAGATCTGCAGCTGCTCATCAAAGCCGTCAACCTGTTTCCCGCCGGAACCAACGCCAG ATGGGAGGTGATCGCCAGCTACATGAACCAGCACTCCAGCAGCGGCGTGAAGAGAACGGCCAAAGACGTCATCAATAAAGCTAAAACACTGCAGAAGCTGG ATCCTCACCAGAAAGATGAGATCAACCGAAAGGCCTTTGAGAAGTTCAGGAAGGAGCATTCAGTTGTTCCTCAGACGGTAGACAACGCTGCGCCATCAGAGAGATTCGATG CTGTTAGCGCCGAGTCCAACTCCTCACCCTGGACCACAGAGGAGCAGAAGCTTCTGGAGCAGGCGCTGAAGACGTTCCCGGTGAACACGCCGGAGCGCTGGGAGAAGATCTCGGACGCTGTGCCCGGACGCTCCAAGAAAGACTGCATGAAGAGATACAAG